In the Dryobates pubescens isolate bDryPub1 chromosome 30, bDryPub1.pri, whole genome shotgun sequence genome, one interval contains:
- the CCAR1 gene encoding cell division cycle and apoptosis regulator protein 1 isoform X1, with protein sequence MAQFGGQKNPPWATQFTATAVSQPAALGVQQPSLLGASPTIYTQQTALAAAGLTTQTPTNYQLTQTAALQQQAAAAAAALQQQYSQPQQTLYSVQQQLQQPQQTLLTQPAVALPTSLSLSTPQPAAQITVSYPAPRSSQQQTQPQKQRVFTGVVTKLHDTFGFVDEDVFFQLSAVKGKTPQVGDRVLVEATYNPNMPFKWNAQRIQTLPNQNQTQAQPLLKTPPAVLQPIAQQTAFSVQAQPQPQSLLQAQISAASITPLLQTQPQPLLQQPQQKGGLLQPPVRLISQPQPARRLDPPSRFSGRNDRGGDPMPNRKDDRSRERDRERRRSRERSPQRKRSRERSPRRERERSPRRPRRVVPRYTVQFSKFSLDCRSCDMMELRRRYQNLYIPSDFFDAQFTWVDAFPMSRPFQLGNYCNFYVMHREVDPIDKNTAVLDPPDADHLYSAKVMLMASPSMEDLYHKSCALAEDPQELRDGFQHPARLVKFLVGMKGKDEAMAIGGHWSPSLDGPDPEKDPSVLIKTAIRCCKALTGIDLSVCTQWYRFAEIRYHRPEETHKGRTVPAHVETVVLFFPDVWHCLPTRSEWETLSRGYKQQLVEKLQGERKEADGEQDEEEKDDGEAKEISTPTHWSKLDPKTMKVNDLRKELESRTLSSKGLKSQLIARLTKQLKVEEQKEEQKELEKSEKEEEEEEDRKSEDDKEEEERKRQEEMERQRRERRYILPDEPAIIVHPNWAAKSGKFDCSIMSLSVLLDYRLEDNKEHSFEVSLFAELFNEMLQRDFGVRIYKALISLPEREDKKDKKSKKDERKEKKEEKDEETDDPKPKRRKSGDDKDKKEDRDEKKREDKRKDDSKDEEETEDDNNQEEYDPMEAEEAEDEDEECRPLATPIEVSRRYREEEEMNKREDRREGNRHCKERASKDKEKDKTQMVTVNRDLLMAFVYFDQSHCGYLLEKDMEEILYTLGLHLSRAQVKKLLNKVVLRESCFYRRLTDTSKDEENQEESEELQEDMLGNRLLLPSPTVKQESKAIEENVGLIVYNGAMVDVGSLLQKLEKSERVRAEIEQKLQLLEEKTDEDEKTILQLENSNKSLSAELKEAKKDLGQLQENLKISDDKNLQFEGQLNKTIKNLATVMDEIESVLKQDMVKNEDKDQKSKENGANV encoded by the exons CCAGCTGTTGCACTACCTACCAGTCTTAGCCTGTCCACTCCTCAACCGGCAGCCCAGATTACTGTTTCCTATCCAGCACCTCGGTCAAgtcagcagcaaacccaaccgCAAAAGCAGCGTGTCTTCACTGGGGTGGTTACCAAACTGCATGATACTTTTGGGTTTGTGGATGAAGATGTCTTTTTTCAACTCAG TGCTGTTAAAGGAAAGACACCTCAGGTTGGTGACAGAGTTCTGGTAGAAGCTACTTACAACCCTAATATGCCATTCAAATGGAATGCACAAAGGATTCAGACACTTCCAAATCAG AACCAGACACAAGCCCAGCCATTACTGAAGACACCTCCAGCTGTTCTGCAGCCCATTGCACAGCAGACTGCATTCAGTGTtcaggcacagccacagccacagtcCTTGTTACAGGCACAGATTTCAGCAGCTTCAATCACACCTTTACTTCAGACACAGCCTcagcccttgctgcagcagccacagcagaaag GTGGTTTGCTACAGCCTCCAGTTCGTCTGATttcacagcctcagccagctcGAAGATTAGACCCACCATCCAGATTTTCTGGGAGGAATGACAGAGGAGGAGACCCTATGCCAAACCGAAAAGATGACAGGAG TCGTGAAAGAGACCGAGAGCGACGAAGGTCCAGGGAGAGATCACCCCAGCGAAAACGCTCCAGAGAGAGATCGCCCAGACGAGAGCGGGAGAGGTCTCCTCGCAGGCCGCGGCGCGTTGTTCCCCGTTACACCGTTCAGTTTTCCAAGTTTTCATTGGACTG CCGTAGCTGTGACATGATGGAGCTGAGGAGACGTTACCAGAACCTCTATATCCCAAGTGATTTCTTTGACGCGCAGTTTACGTGGGTGGACGCTTTCCCTATGTCTAGACCATTTCAGCTGGGAAACTACTGTAATTTCTACGTGATGCATAGAGAAGTAGATCCTATAGATAAAAACACTGCTGTCCTTGATCCACCCGATGCTGATCATCTATACAGTGCAAAG GTGATGTTGATGGCTAGTCCTAGTATGGAAGATCTCTATCACAAGTCATGCGCTCTGGCTGAAGATCCTCAAGAACTTCGTGATGGATTTCAGCATCCTGCTAGGCTTGTAAAG TTTTTAGTGGGTATGAAAGGCAAAGATGAAGCTATGGCTATTGGAGGACACTGGTCCCCATCACTGGATGGACCTGATCCAGAAAAGGACCCTTCTGTGCTGATAAAGACGGCTATTCGTTGTTGCAAGGCTCTTACAGGGATTGACTTAAGTGTGTGCACACAATG GTACCGTTTTGCAGAGATTCGCTACCATCGCCCTGAGGAGACCCACAAGGGGCGTACAGTTCCAGCTCATGTGGAGacagtggttttatttttcccgGATGTTTGGCATTGCCTTCCCACCCGCTCAGAGTGGGAAACCCTCTCCCGAGGATACAAGCAGCAGCTGGTCGAGAAGCTTCAGGGTGAACGCAAGGAGGCTGATGGAGAACAG gatgaagaggaaaaggatgaTGGAGAAGCTAAAGAGATCTCTACACCTACGCACTGGTCTAAACTGGATCCCAAAACAATGAAG GTAAATGACCTTCGCAAAGAATTAGAAAGTCGAACCCTTAgttctaaaggactgaaatctcAGCTGATAGCTCGACTGACAAAGCAGCTAAAAGTAGAGGaacaaaaagaagaacaaaaggagctggagaagtctgagaaagaagaggaagaggaggaggatagGAAATCTGAAGATGACAAAGAG gaagaggaaagaaagcgTCAAGAAGAAATGGAACGTCAGCGGCGGGAGAGACGTTACATCCTGCCTGATGAGCCAGCAATCATTGTACATCCCAACTGGGCAGCAAAGAGTGGGAAATTTGACTGTAGCATTATGTCTCTTAGTGTTCTTCTGGACTATAGATTAGAAGATAATAAAGAACATTCCTTTGAG GTATCATTGTTTGCAGAACTTTTCAATGAAATGCTTCAGAGAGATTTTGGTGTCAGAATTTACAAAGCACTGATATCTCTCCCAGAGAGGGAGgacaaaaaggacaaaaaaagcaaaaaagatgagaggaaagaaaaaaaagaagaaaaagatgaagaaaCAGATGATCCAAAACCTAAGAGGAGAAAATCTGGAGATGATAAAGATAAAAAAGAAGATAGAGACGAAAAGAAG AgggaagataaaagaaaagatgattctaaagatgaagaagaaactgaagaTGACAATAATCAAGAAGAATATGATCCAATGGaggcagaagaggctgaagacGAAGATGAAG aatgcAGACCACTCGCAACTCCCATTGAAGTCAGTAGGAGAT acagggaggaagaggaaatgaACAAACGGGAGGACAGAAGAGAGGGAAATAGGCATTGTAAAGAGAGGGCGTCTAAAGATAAA GAGAAAGACAAGACACAGATGGTAACCGTTAATAGGGATCTCCTGAtggcttttgtttattttgatcAAAGTCACTGTGGATACCTTCtggagaaggacatggaggagaTACTGTACACTCTTGGACTACACCTGTCACGTGCTCAG GTCAAGAAGCTACTTAATAAAGTAGTGCTTAGAGAATCTTGCTTTTACAGAAGACTAACAGATACTTCTAAAGATGAAGAAAACCAAGAAGAGTCTGAGGAGCTACAGGAAGATATGTTag GAAACAGATTGCTGCTGCCATCACCAACTGTAAAGCAAGAATCAAAAGCCATAGAAGAGAATGTTGGCCTCATTGTGTACAACGGAGCTATGGTGGACGTTGGGAGCCTTCtgcagaagctggagaagagtgAAAGAGTGCGGGCAGAGATAGAGCAAAAGCTTCAGTTACTAGAAGAAAAAACAG ATGAGGATGAAAAGACCATACTACAGCTGGAGAATTCTAACAAAAGTCTGTCTGCGGAGCTCAAAGAAGCGAAAAAGGACCTTGGCCAACTGCAAGAAAATTTGAAGATCTCAGATGATAAAAACTTGCAATTTGAGGGTCAGCTGAATAAGACAATCAAAAATTTAGCTACTGTTATGGATGAAATAGAGAGTGTTCTTAAACAG GATATGGTGAAGAATGAAGATAAAGATCAGAAATCCAAAGAAAATGGAGCAAACGTATGA
- the CCAR1 gene encoding cell division cycle and apoptosis regulator protein 1 isoform X2: MAQFGGQKNPPWATQFTATAVSQPAALGVQQPSLLGASPTIYTQQTALAAAGLTTQTPTNYQLTQTAALQQQAAAAAAALQQQYSQPQQTLYSVQQQQPQQTLLTQPAVALPTSLSLSTPQPAAQITVSYPAPRSSQQQTQPQKQRVFTGVVTKLHDTFGFVDEDVFFQLSAVKGKTPQVGDRVLVEATYNPNMPFKWNAQRIQTLPNQNQTQAQPLLKTPPAVLQPIAQQTAFSVQAQPQPQSLLQAQISAASITPLLQTQPQPLLQQPQQKGGLLQPPVRLISQPQPARRLDPPSRFSGRNDRGGDPMPNRKDDRSRERDRERRRSRERSPQRKRSRERSPRRERERSPRRPRRVVPRYTVQFSKFSLDCRSCDMMELRRRYQNLYIPSDFFDAQFTWVDAFPMSRPFQLGNYCNFYVMHREVDPIDKNTAVLDPPDADHLYSAKVMLMASPSMEDLYHKSCALAEDPQELRDGFQHPARLVKFLVGMKGKDEAMAIGGHWSPSLDGPDPEKDPSVLIKTAIRCCKALTGIDLSVCTQWYRFAEIRYHRPEETHKGRTVPAHVETVVLFFPDVWHCLPTRSEWETLSRGYKQQLVEKLQGERKEADGEQDEEEKDDGEAKEISTPTHWSKLDPKTMKVNDLRKELESRTLSSKGLKSQLIARLTKQLKVEEQKEEQKELEKSEKEEEEEEDRKSEDDKEEEERKRQEEMERQRRERRYILPDEPAIIVHPNWAAKSGKFDCSIMSLSVLLDYRLEDNKEHSFEVSLFAELFNEMLQRDFGVRIYKALISLPEREDKKDKKSKKDERKEKKEEKDEETDDPKPKRRKSGDDKDKKEDRDEKKREDKRKDDSKDEEETEDDNNQEEYDPMEAEEAEDEDEECRPLATPIEVSRRYREEEEMNKREDRREGNRHCKERASKDKEKDKTQMVTVNRDLLMAFVYFDQSHCGYLLEKDMEEILYTLGLHLSRAQVKKLLNKVVLRESCFYRRLTDTSKDEENQEESEELQEDMLGNRLLLPSPTVKQESKAIEENVGLIVYNGAMVDVGSLLQKLEKSERVRAEIEQKLQLLEEKTDEDEKTILQLENSNKSLSAELKEAKKDLGQLQENLKISDDKNLQFEGQLNKTIKNLATVMDEIESVLKQDMVKNEDKDQKSKENGANV; the protein is encoded by the exons CCAGCTGTTGCACTACCTACCAGTCTTAGCCTGTCCACTCCTCAACCGGCAGCCCAGATTACTGTTTCCTATCCAGCACCTCGGTCAAgtcagcagcaaacccaaccgCAAAAGCAGCGTGTCTTCACTGGGGTGGTTACCAAACTGCATGATACTTTTGGGTTTGTGGATGAAGATGTCTTTTTTCAACTCAG TGCTGTTAAAGGAAAGACACCTCAGGTTGGTGACAGAGTTCTGGTAGAAGCTACTTACAACCCTAATATGCCATTCAAATGGAATGCACAAAGGATTCAGACACTTCCAAATCAG AACCAGACACAAGCCCAGCCATTACTGAAGACACCTCCAGCTGTTCTGCAGCCCATTGCACAGCAGACTGCATTCAGTGTtcaggcacagccacagccacagtcCTTGTTACAGGCACAGATTTCAGCAGCTTCAATCACACCTTTACTTCAGACACAGCCTcagcccttgctgcagcagccacagcagaaag GTGGTTTGCTACAGCCTCCAGTTCGTCTGATttcacagcctcagccagctcGAAGATTAGACCCACCATCCAGATTTTCTGGGAGGAATGACAGAGGAGGAGACCCTATGCCAAACCGAAAAGATGACAGGAG TCGTGAAAGAGACCGAGAGCGACGAAGGTCCAGGGAGAGATCACCCCAGCGAAAACGCTCCAGAGAGAGATCGCCCAGACGAGAGCGGGAGAGGTCTCCTCGCAGGCCGCGGCGCGTTGTTCCCCGTTACACCGTTCAGTTTTCCAAGTTTTCATTGGACTG CCGTAGCTGTGACATGATGGAGCTGAGGAGACGTTACCAGAACCTCTATATCCCAAGTGATTTCTTTGACGCGCAGTTTACGTGGGTGGACGCTTTCCCTATGTCTAGACCATTTCAGCTGGGAAACTACTGTAATTTCTACGTGATGCATAGAGAAGTAGATCCTATAGATAAAAACACTGCTGTCCTTGATCCACCCGATGCTGATCATCTATACAGTGCAAAG GTGATGTTGATGGCTAGTCCTAGTATGGAAGATCTCTATCACAAGTCATGCGCTCTGGCTGAAGATCCTCAAGAACTTCGTGATGGATTTCAGCATCCTGCTAGGCTTGTAAAG TTTTTAGTGGGTATGAAAGGCAAAGATGAAGCTATGGCTATTGGAGGACACTGGTCCCCATCACTGGATGGACCTGATCCAGAAAAGGACCCTTCTGTGCTGATAAAGACGGCTATTCGTTGTTGCAAGGCTCTTACAGGGATTGACTTAAGTGTGTGCACACAATG GTACCGTTTTGCAGAGATTCGCTACCATCGCCCTGAGGAGACCCACAAGGGGCGTACAGTTCCAGCTCATGTGGAGacagtggttttatttttcccgGATGTTTGGCATTGCCTTCCCACCCGCTCAGAGTGGGAAACCCTCTCCCGAGGATACAAGCAGCAGCTGGTCGAGAAGCTTCAGGGTGAACGCAAGGAGGCTGATGGAGAACAG gatgaagaggaaaaggatgaTGGAGAAGCTAAAGAGATCTCTACACCTACGCACTGGTCTAAACTGGATCCCAAAACAATGAAG GTAAATGACCTTCGCAAAGAATTAGAAAGTCGAACCCTTAgttctaaaggactgaaatctcAGCTGATAGCTCGACTGACAAAGCAGCTAAAAGTAGAGGaacaaaaagaagaacaaaaggagctggagaagtctgagaaagaagaggaagaggaggaggatagGAAATCTGAAGATGACAAAGAG gaagaggaaagaaagcgTCAAGAAGAAATGGAACGTCAGCGGCGGGAGAGACGTTACATCCTGCCTGATGAGCCAGCAATCATTGTACATCCCAACTGGGCAGCAAAGAGTGGGAAATTTGACTGTAGCATTATGTCTCTTAGTGTTCTTCTGGACTATAGATTAGAAGATAATAAAGAACATTCCTTTGAG GTATCATTGTTTGCAGAACTTTTCAATGAAATGCTTCAGAGAGATTTTGGTGTCAGAATTTACAAAGCACTGATATCTCTCCCAGAGAGGGAGgacaaaaaggacaaaaaaagcaaaaaagatgagaggaaagaaaaaaaagaagaaaaagatgaagaaaCAGATGATCCAAAACCTAAGAGGAGAAAATCTGGAGATGATAAAGATAAAAAAGAAGATAGAGACGAAAAGAAG AgggaagataaaagaaaagatgattctaaagatgaagaagaaactgaagaTGACAATAATCAAGAAGAATATGATCCAATGGaggcagaagaggctgaagacGAAGATGAAG aatgcAGACCACTCGCAACTCCCATTGAAGTCAGTAGGAGAT acagggaggaagaggaaatgaACAAACGGGAGGACAGAAGAGAGGGAAATAGGCATTGTAAAGAGAGGGCGTCTAAAGATAAA GAGAAAGACAAGACACAGATGGTAACCGTTAATAGGGATCTCCTGAtggcttttgtttattttgatcAAAGTCACTGTGGATACCTTCtggagaaggacatggaggagaTACTGTACACTCTTGGACTACACCTGTCACGTGCTCAG GTCAAGAAGCTACTTAATAAAGTAGTGCTTAGAGAATCTTGCTTTTACAGAAGACTAACAGATACTTCTAAAGATGAAGAAAACCAAGAAGAGTCTGAGGAGCTACAGGAAGATATGTTag GAAACAGATTGCTGCTGCCATCACCAACTGTAAAGCAAGAATCAAAAGCCATAGAAGAGAATGTTGGCCTCATTGTGTACAACGGAGCTATGGTGGACGTTGGGAGCCTTCtgcagaagctggagaagagtgAAAGAGTGCGGGCAGAGATAGAGCAAAAGCTTCAGTTACTAGAAGAAAAAACAG ATGAGGATGAAAAGACCATACTACAGCTGGAGAATTCTAACAAAAGTCTGTCTGCGGAGCTCAAAGAAGCGAAAAAGGACCTTGGCCAACTGCAAGAAAATTTGAAGATCTCAGATGATAAAAACTTGCAATTTGAGGGTCAGCTGAATAAGACAATCAAAAATTTAGCTACTGTTATGGATGAAATAGAGAGTGTTCTTAAACAG GATATGGTGAAGAATGAAGATAAAGATCAGAAATCCAAAGAAAATGGAGCAAACGTATGA
- the CCAR1 gene encoding cell division cycle and apoptosis regulator protein 1 isoform X3, with product MAQFGGQKNPPWATQFTATAVSQPAALGVQQPSLLGASPTIYTQQTALAAAGLTTQTPTNYQLTQTAALQQQAAAAAAALQQQYSQPQQTLYSVQQQPAVALPTSLSLSTPQPAAQITVSYPAPRSSQQQTQPQKQRVFTGVVTKLHDTFGFVDEDVFFQLSAVKGKTPQVGDRVLVEATYNPNMPFKWNAQRIQTLPNQNQTQAQPLLKTPPAVLQPIAQQTAFSVQAQPQPQSLLQAQISAASITPLLQTQPQPLLQQPQQKGGLLQPPVRLISQPQPARRLDPPSRFSGRNDRGGDPMPNRKDDRSRERDRERRRSRERSPQRKRSRERSPRRERERSPRRPRRVVPRYTVQFSKFSLDCRSCDMMELRRRYQNLYIPSDFFDAQFTWVDAFPMSRPFQLGNYCNFYVMHREVDPIDKNTAVLDPPDADHLYSAKVMLMASPSMEDLYHKSCALAEDPQELRDGFQHPARLVKFLVGMKGKDEAMAIGGHWSPSLDGPDPEKDPSVLIKTAIRCCKALTGIDLSVCTQWYRFAEIRYHRPEETHKGRTVPAHVETVVLFFPDVWHCLPTRSEWETLSRGYKQQLVEKLQGERKEADGEQDEEEKDDGEAKEISTPTHWSKLDPKTMKVNDLRKELESRTLSSKGLKSQLIARLTKQLKVEEQKEEQKELEKSEKEEEEEEDRKSEDDKEEEERKRQEEMERQRRERRYILPDEPAIIVHPNWAAKSGKFDCSIMSLSVLLDYRLEDNKEHSFEVSLFAELFNEMLQRDFGVRIYKALISLPEREDKKDKKSKKDERKEKKEEKDEETDDPKPKRRKSGDDKDKKEDRDEKKREDKRKDDSKDEEETEDDNNQEEYDPMEAEEAEDEDEECRPLATPIEVSRRYREEEEMNKREDRREGNRHCKERASKDKEKDKTQMVTVNRDLLMAFVYFDQSHCGYLLEKDMEEILYTLGLHLSRAQVKKLLNKVVLRESCFYRRLTDTSKDEENQEESEELQEDMLGNRLLLPSPTVKQESKAIEENVGLIVYNGAMVDVGSLLQKLEKSERVRAEIEQKLQLLEEKTDEDEKTILQLENSNKSLSAELKEAKKDLGQLQENLKISDDKNLQFEGQLNKTIKNLATVMDEIESVLKQDMVKNEDKDQKSKENGANV from the exons CCAGCTGTTGCACTACCTACCAGTCTTAGCCTGTCCACTCCTCAACCGGCAGCCCAGATTACTGTTTCCTATCCAGCACCTCGGTCAAgtcagcagcaaacccaaccgCAAAAGCAGCGTGTCTTCACTGGGGTGGTTACCAAACTGCATGATACTTTTGGGTTTGTGGATGAAGATGTCTTTTTTCAACTCAG TGCTGTTAAAGGAAAGACACCTCAGGTTGGTGACAGAGTTCTGGTAGAAGCTACTTACAACCCTAATATGCCATTCAAATGGAATGCACAAAGGATTCAGACACTTCCAAATCAG AACCAGACACAAGCCCAGCCATTACTGAAGACACCTCCAGCTGTTCTGCAGCCCATTGCACAGCAGACTGCATTCAGTGTtcaggcacagccacagccacagtcCTTGTTACAGGCACAGATTTCAGCAGCTTCAATCACACCTTTACTTCAGACACAGCCTcagcccttgctgcagcagccacagcagaaag GTGGTTTGCTACAGCCTCCAGTTCGTCTGATttcacagcctcagccagctcGAAGATTAGACCCACCATCCAGATTTTCTGGGAGGAATGACAGAGGAGGAGACCCTATGCCAAACCGAAAAGATGACAGGAG TCGTGAAAGAGACCGAGAGCGACGAAGGTCCAGGGAGAGATCACCCCAGCGAAAACGCTCCAGAGAGAGATCGCCCAGACGAGAGCGGGAGAGGTCTCCTCGCAGGCCGCGGCGCGTTGTTCCCCGTTACACCGTTCAGTTTTCCAAGTTTTCATTGGACTG CCGTAGCTGTGACATGATGGAGCTGAGGAGACGTTACCAGAACCTCTATATCCCAAGTGATTTCTTTGACGCGCAGTTTACGTGGGTGGACGCTTTCCCTATGTCTAGACCATTTCAGCTGGGAAACTACTGTAATTTCTACGTGATGCATAGAGAAGTAGATCCTATAGATAAAAACACTGCTGTCCTTGATCCACCCGATGCTGATCATCTATACAGTGCAAAG GTGATGTTGATGGCTAGTCCTAGTATGGAAGATCTCTATCACAAGTCATGCGCTCTGGCTGAAGATCCTCAAGAACTTCGTGATGGATTTCAGCATCCTGCTAGGCTTGTAAAG TTTTTAGTGGGTATGAAAGGCAAAGATGAAGCTATGGCTATTGGAGGACACTGGTCCCCATCACTGGATGGACCTGATCCAGAAAAGGACCCTTCTGTGCTGATAAAGACGGCTATTCGTTGTTGCAAGGCTCTTACAGGGATTGACTTAAGTGTGTGCACACAATG GTACCGTTTTGCAGAGATTCGCTACCATCGCCCTGAGGAGACCCACAAGGGGCGTACAGTTCCAGCTCATGTGGAGacagtggttttatttttcccgGATGTTTGGCATTGCCTTCCCACCCGCTCAGAGTGGGAAACCCTCTCCCGAGGATACAAGCAGCAGCTGGTCGAGAAGCTTCAGGGTGAACGCAAGGAGGCTGATGGAGAACAG gatgaagaggaaaaggatgaTGGAGAAGCTAAAGAGATCTCTACACCTACGCACTGGTCTAAACTGGATCCCAAAACAATGAAG GTAAATGACCTTCGCAAAGAATTAGAAAGTCGAACCCTTAgttctaaaggactgaaatctcAGCTGATAGCTCGACTGACAAAGCAGCTAAAAGTAGAGGaacaaaaagaagaacaaaaggagctggagaagtctgagaaagaagaggaagaggaggaggatagGAAATCTGAAGATGACAAAGAG gaagaggaaagaaagcgTCAAGAAGAAATGGAACGTCAGCGGCGGGAGAGACGTTACATCCTGCCTGATGAGCCAGCAATCATTGTACATCCCAACTGGGCAGCAAAGAGTGGGAAATTTGACTGTAGCATTATGTCTCTTAGTGTTCTTCTGGACTATAGATTAGAAGATAATAAAGAACATTCCTTTGAG GTATCATTGTTTGCAGAACTTTTCAATGAAATGCTTCAGAGAGATTTTGGTGTCAGAATTTACAAAGCACTGATATCTCTCCCAGAGAGGGAGgacaaaaaggacaaaaaaagcaaaaaagatgagaggaaagaaaaaaaagaagaaaaagatgaagaaaCAGATGATCCAAAACCTAAGAGGAGAAAATCTGGAGATGATAAAGATAAAAAAGAAGATAGAGACGAAAAGAAG AgggaagataaaagaaaagatgattctaaagatgaagaagaaactgaagaTGACAATAATCAAGAAGAATATGATCCAATGGaggcagaagaggctgaagacGAAGATGAAG aatgcAGACCACTCGCAACTCCCATTGAAGTCAGTAGGAGAT acagggaggaagaggaaatgaACAAACGGGAGGACAGAAGAGAGGGAAATAGGCATTGTAAAGAGAGGGCGTCTAAAGATAAA GAGAAAGACAAGACACAGATGGTAACCGTTAATAGGGATCTCCTGAtggcttttgtttattttgatcAAAGTCACTGTGGATACCTTCtggagaaggacatggaggagaTACTGTACACTCTTGGACTACACCTGTCACGTGCTCAG GTCAAGAAGCTACTTAATAAAGTAGTGCTTAGAGAATCTTGCTTTTACAGAAGACTAACAGATACTTCTAAAGATGAAGAAAACCAAGAAGAGTCTGAGGAGCTACAGGAAGATATGTTag GAAACAGATTGCTGCTGCCATCACCAACTGTAAAGCAAGAATCAAAAGCCATAGAAGAGAATGTTGGCCTCATTGTGTACAACGGAGCTATGGTGGACGTTGGGAGCCTTCtgcagaagctggagaagagtgAAAGAGTGCGGGCAGAGATAGAGCAAAAGCTTCAGTTACTAGAAGAAAAAACAG ATGAGGATGAAAAGACCATACTACAGCTGGAGAATTCTAACAAAAGTCTGTCTGCGGAGCTCAAAGAAGCGAAAAAGGACCTTGGCCAACTGCAAGAAAATTTGAAGATCTCAGATGATAAAAACTTGCAATTTGAGGGTCAGCTGAATAAGACAATCAAAAATTTAGCTACTGTTATGGATGAAATAGAGAGTGTTCTTAAACAG GATATGGTGAAGAATGAAGATAAAGATCAGAAATCCAAAGAAAATGGAGCAAACGTATGA